Proteins encoded within one genomic window of Heptranchias perlo isolate sHepPer1 chromosome 35, sHepPer1.hap1, whole genome shotgun sequence:
- the LOC137302000 gene encoding probable G-protein coupled receptor 139 translates to MSLSFLIKLQILWAINDIQKIYFPILAAFGVPVNVVTIVILSRGKCGLSKCVTRYLVAMAAADLLVVIIDLILRQIPIIYREQFSFLRIIRMCNIHAVLLYAATDCSVWFTVTFTFDRFVAICCQKLKTKYCIEKTAAVVLGTVTVLSGLKNIFWYFLYTNEYWLSNSPWFCRVSRGVAHSLVWTIIELMHCILTPFIPFLLIVLFNVLTVRHILVASRARRRLRSPSSCDSPSDPEMENRRKSIIVLFVISGNFILLWVLFTACSILRRLDYLGYPVPLPTFVREIGFMLQLLSCCTNTFIYAVTQRKFREELRNVVKYPLAMMVKLIR, encoded by the exons ATGTCTCTCAGTTTTCTGATCAAGCTCCAGATTCTATGGGCGATTAATGACATACAAAAGATTTACTTCCCCATCCTGGCTGCGTTCGGTGTCCCAG TTAACGTGGTGACGATTGTaatcctgtctcggggaaagtgcggtctctccaaatgtgtcactcgctacctggtggccatggcagcggcggatctactggtcgttatcatcgatctgatattaaGGCAGATTCCTATTATTTATCGGGAACAATTTAGTTTTCTGCGGATAATTAgaatgtgtaatatccacgctgtcctgctttatgcagccacagactgttctgtctggttcacggtcactttcacctttgatcgatttgtggccatttgttgccagaagctgaaaactaaatattgcatcgagaagacggcggctgtggttctcggaacagtgactgtgctgagcggCTTGAAGAACATTTTCTGGTATTTTCTGTATACAAATGAGTATTGGCTTTCGAATAGTCCATGGTTTTGCCGTGTGTCACGCGGTGTAGCACATTCGCTGGTCTGGACGATCATTGAATTAATGCATTGCATTTTAACACCATTTATTCCATTTCTTTTGATTGTACTGTTCAATGTATTaacggtcagacacattttagtggccagcagagcccgcaggagacttcGGAGTCCGAGCAGTTGCgacagtcccagtgacccagagatggagaaccgaaggaaatccataattGTATTGTTTGTAATatcggggaatttcatcctgttatgggtgCTGTTCACTGCGTGTTCTATATTGAGACGGTTGGATTATTTGGGATATCCTGTACCATTGCCCACATTTGTACGAGAAATCggcttcatgctccagctcctgagttgctgcacgaacacttttatttatgcagtgacccaaaggaaattcagagaggagttgaggaaTGTAGTGAAATATCCCCTCGCAATGATGGTCAAATTAATTAGAtga